One window of Nicotiana tomentosiformis chromosome 11, ASM39032v3, whole genome shotgun sequence genomic DNA carries:
- the LOC138901385 gene encoding uncharacterized protein — protein sequence MVPVPVTSPPAQPARGRVQAARGGVQTIRGGSQPARAHPRDVVQSGGAPPRFYAFPARSEAELSDVVITCILPVFHRDALVLFDSGSTYSYVSSYFASYLVVPRDSLSAPMYMSIPMRDSIVVDRVYHSCVVTIGSLETSVNLLLLDMVDFDVILAMD from the coding sequence ATGGTCCCGGTACCGGTTACTTCACctcccgctcagccagctagaggtagggttcaggcagctagaggtggagttcagaccattagaggtggaagcCAGCCAGCTAGGGCCCATCCCagagacgtagttcagagtggagGGGCCCcgccccgattctatgctttcccagctaggtcTGAGGCTGAGTTATCTGatgttgttatcacatgtattcttccagtttttcatagagatgctttagttctatttgattcgggctctacttattcctatgtgtcatcctattttgcttcatatctggttgtgcctcgtgattctttgagtgctcctatgtataTGTCCATACCTAtgagagattctattgttgtagatcgtgtctatcattcatgtgtggttaccATCGGGAGTCTCGAGACTAGCGTAAATctcctacttctcgatatggtagattttgatgtcatcttggctATGGATTGA